In Cryptomeria japonica chromosome 10, Sugi_1.0, whole genome shotgun sequence, a genomic segment contains:
- the LOC131055572 gene encoding UDP-glycosyltransferase 83A1 has protein sequence MNMGGHALLIPLPFQGHINPLMQLAWKLVSHGFLVTFLNTDFNHNRIMQANTRNPIHNNWDGIRMISIPDGLPPDDKRTNIPNLLQALDNSMAPSVIKSLIEEINEREEEHKITGIIVDAMTCFGLKAVADFYQIPLFAFHASLVANCAIRYFIPRLVSLGTLAQDGAPKEENKVRYIPSMPPLRSGDLPWLFGGEKMFKRCIQMGESIKQIKRVLTNSFYELESPVVEELSREVEVYPIGPLIPGEFLEGGKRSTGKALPSFWADDVECLEWLDKQSTQSVIYVSFGSLAVWSQIQMEEFAAGLEATLRPFMWVVRSDLMEDGKPTTQPGFLERVRDRSCIVSWAPQLQVLSHPCIACFVTHCGWNSVQESITMGVPMLCSPYFIDQFLNRTYIVDVWKIGLPLESNKDGIIEKGEIARAVDRLLVGDDGAEIRKHVTKLLRTSRDVVKEGGSSFNNYNKFLHQMKKQLLD, from the exons ATGAACATGGGTGGACATGCTCTTCTGATCCCCCTTCCTTTCCAGGGCCATATTAATCCCTTGATGCAGCTCGCCTGGAAGCTCGTCTCCCATGGTTTCCTCGTTACCTTCCTCAACACCGATTTCAATCACAACCGCATAATGCAAGCCAATACTAGAAACCCTATCCATAATAACTGGGATGGCATCCGAATGATATCCATTCCTGATGGATTGCCGCCCGATGACAAACGCACCAATATTCCAAATCTATTGCAAGCATTAGATAACAGCATGGCACCTTCCGTAATTAAGAGCCTTATTGAGGAGATCAACGAGAGGGAAGAAGAGCACAAGATCACCGGTATAATAGTAGATGCAATGACATGTTTCGGGTTAAAGGCGGTAGCCGATTTCTATCAGATTCCTCTCTTTGCTTTCCACGCATCGCTTGTCGCCAACTGTGCCATCCGCTACTTCATTCCGAGGCTCGTCTCTCTTGGAACCCTTGCTCAGGATG GAGCTCCCAAGGAAGAGAACAAAGTAAGGTATATTCCCTCCATGCCGCCTCTGCGATCTGGAGATCTTCCCTGGCTGTTCGGCGGAGAGAAGATGTTTAAGAGATGCATCCAGATGGGAGAAAGTATAAAGCAGATCAAGCGGGTACTCACCAACTCCTTTTACGAGCTTGAGAGTCCAGTGGTGGAAGAATTATCCAGAGAGGTGGAAGTGTACCCAATTGGTCCTTTGATTCCTGGGGAATTTCTGGAGGGCGGTAAGAGGAGTACGGGTAaggccctcccaagcttctgggcaGATGATGTGGAATGTCTAGAGTGGTTAGACAAACAGTCTACCCAATCTGTGATCTATGTATCCTTTGGAAGCCTCGCAGTGTGGAGCCAAATCCAAATGGAGGAGTTCGCAGCGGGGTTAGAGGCTACCCTGAGACCATTTATGTGGGTTGTGCGGTCGGATCTAATGGAGGACGGCAAGCCCACTACTCAACCGGGATTTTTAGAACGCGTGAGAGACCGGAGCTGCATAGTTTCGTGGGCGCCACAGTTACAGGTGTTATCACATCCTTGTATCGCTTGCTTTGTGACTCATTGTGGATGGAACTCTGTACAGGAGAGCATCACCATGGGCGTGCCCATGCTCTGCTCGCCTTATTTCATAGATCAGTTTCTTAACCGAACATATATTGTGGATGTCTGGAAGATTGGACTGCCTCTGGAATCGAATAAGGATGGAATAATAGAgaagggggagattgctagagCCGTTGACAGGTTGCTAGTGGGAGATGATGGCGCAGAGATAAGGAAGCACGTCACCAAATTGCTGAGAACAAGTAGAGATGTGGTGAAGGAAGGAGGATCCTCATTCAACAACTACAATAAGTTTCTTCACCAGATGAAGAAACAGCTTCTTGACTGA